Proteins from a single region of Hermetia illucens chromosome 3, iHerIll2.2.curated.20191125, whole genome shotgun sequence:
- the LOC119652411 gene encoding CDP-diacylglycerol--glycerol-3-phosphate 3-phosphatidyltransferase, mitochondrial, producing the protein MLCIILSWLYSECLNMIRRLLATFVDQQIPTSSDFLLTTNLKTQVAFAAPGLETLDWLYGVSPCFPVRGDQITVIHEPREFYETVVTKCAEAKYRICFASLYLGTGQLEQALVKTIHNNVRQNDELNIKILLDFTRGTRGEVNSKTMLTPLVREAKNFRFSLYHTPVLRGLTKKLAPPRWNELIGLQHMKIYLFDDSVIISGANLSNDYFTNRQDRYVLIEDKPLADFYSNFISKVQEFSLSVKKNSEVELHENWKILPYEGNTADFAAEARKRIYNFFDDVYQTQQVALERQTDADTWIFPLVEMGQLGIHHDSIVTKRLLSSSVEGSTFKLATGYFNLTQEYMETITNNCLANCSILMAHPNANGFQGAKGPAGGIPAAYTLIAKHFYQKLVNANQAQRVSFFEYEKPGWSYHAKGLWYYLPDSDLPNLTLIGSSNFGERSVNRDLENQICVVTANKSLQKRLQNEVDNLYKMGSVAESEITSRPVPKWVRAVVRIFRNFF; encoded by the exons ATGTTATGCATAATTTTAAG CTGGTTGTACTCCGAGTGCCTAAACATGATCCGCAGATTGCTGGCGACTTTCGTCGACCAGCAAATCCCCACGTCTTCGGATTTTTTGTTGACGACGAATTTGAAGACTCAAGTAGCCTTCGCAGCGCCCGGGCTAGAAACGCTTGACTGGCTCTACGGAGTATCCCCCTGTTTCCCTGTTCGCGGCGATCAAATCACCGTCATACATGAACCTCGAGAATTCTACGAAACCGTTGTGACGAAATGCGCGGAGGCGAAATACAGAATTTGTTTTGCGAGCCTCTACCTGGGAACGGGACAGTTGGAGCAAGCCCTCGTGAAAACCATTCATAATAATGTGAGGCAAAACGATGAGCTGAACATAAAAATCTTATTGGACTTCACGCGTGGAACTCGGGGTGAAGTGAACTCCAAAACAATGCTGACCCCTTTAGTCAGGGAGGCCAAGAACTTCCGGTTTTCGCTGTACCACACTCCAGTTCTCCGTGGCCTGACTAAGAAGCTTGCGCCGCCGCGATGGAACGAGCTCATCGGGTTGCAGCACATGAAGATCTACCTTTTCGACGATTCAGTGATAATTAGCGGAGCGAACTTATCAAATGACTATTTTACAAACCGACAAGACCGATATGTTCTTATTGAGGACAAACCACTGGCAGACTTCTACTCGAATTTTATCTCGAAAGTTCAGGAATTTAGTTTGTCTGTGAAGAAGAATTCGGAGGTGGAGTTGCACGAGAATTGGAAGATATTGCCGTACGAAGGAAACACCGCCGACTTTGCTGCTGAGGCTAGGAAGAggatttacaattttttcgaTGATGTTTATCAAACTCAACAAGTTGCTCTAGAAAGACAGACCG ATGCTGACACATGGATTTTCCCGTTAGTGGAGATGGGACAATTGGGCATTCATCACGACAGTATTGTTACCAAACGTTTACTTTCGTCTTCAGTTGAAGGATCAACTTTCAAATTAGCCACGGGTTATTTTAATTTAACCCAAGAATACATGGAAACTATAACGAATAATTGTTTAGCGAATTGTAGTATCTTAATGGCACATCCAAAT GCAAATGGATTTCAAGGAGCAAAAGGACCTGCAGGTGGAATTCCTGCTGCCTATACTTTAATTGCGAAACACTTCTATCAAAAATTGGTAAATGCCAATCAAGCACAAAGAGTCAGCTTCTTCGAATATGAGAAACCAGGCTGGAGTTATCATGCAAAGGGTTTATG GTACTATCTTCCTGATTCTGATCTTCCTAATTTAACTCTGATTGGATCTTCCAATTTCGGAGAACGGTCAGTGAACCGTGATCTAGAGAATCAAATTTGTGTTGTTACTGCGAATAAATCACTCCAGAAGCGACTTCAAAACGAAGTTGataatttatataaaatggGATCAGTTGCAGAAAGCGAGATTACCAGTCGCCCAGTTCCCAAATGGGTTCGAGCCGTTGTTcgaatatttcgaaatttcttttaa